A window of Syngnathoides biaculeatus isolate LvHL_M chromosome 9, ASM1980259v1, whole genome shotgun sequence contains these coding sequences:
- the LOC133506191 gene encoding uncharacterized protein LOC133506191 isoform X2: MSASQSSEHHTDEKSCTGMRLSLHSAGDHHENAFATSSYSSSPSFCLGESSPELLSSSGCTDSPQDYDLLEVTVATTLLTGRKEIVKDAISNSEQEDKSMPSKNSNAAFEKIQTANERSKSNDNSISVYLDACAGEHHENRNDNDNVALSLSLISNSVEHGSNNRYIERHGSFTPDSEATEIFEGDDVADNDDDAEDEALYFSISSDIGVQRTGTAYTSSPNPSLFIRGHSALMPEVQKEGTGTMSDQGSESPSIRGQYLVKNAWRTIGRGPVSLY; this comes from the exons ATGAGTGCTTCTCAGTCCAGTGAACATCACACAGATGAGAAGAGCTGCACCGGCATGAGACTCTCTCTTCACAGTGCAGGAGACCATCATGAAAATGCTTTTGCAACCTCCTCATATTCATCCTCACCATCCTTCTGTTTGGGGGAATCCTCTCCAGAATTATTGAGCAGTAGTGGGTGTACTGACAGCCCTCAAGACTACGATTTGCTTGAAGTCACCGTAGCAACTACTTTATTAACAGGAAGAAAAGAAATTGTAAAGGATGCCATTTCCAACTCGGAGCAAGAGGACAAAAGTATGCCCAGCAAAAATAGTAATGCTGCATTTGAAAAGATTCAAACAGCAAATGAACGGTCAAAATCAAATGACAACTCTATATCGGTTTACCTAGATGCCTGTGCTGGAGAACACCatgaaaacagaaatgacaatgacaaCGTTGCACTGTCCCTATCTTTAATATCCAATAGTGTTGAGCATGGTAGTAACAACAGATATATAGAGAGACATGGCTCATTTACTCCAGACTCTGAAGCGACAGAAATTTTTGAAGGTGATGATGTTgctgataatgatgatgatgctgaagATGAAGCTTTGTATTTTTCAATCAGCTCAGATATTGGTGTACAGAGAACAGGCACAGCGTACACAAGCTCACCTAATCCAAGCCTATTTATCAGAGGTCACTCTGCACTGATGCCTGAGGTCCAGAAGGAGGGGACTGGAACAATGAGTGATCAAGGATCAGAG AGTCCAAGTATCAGAGGACAATACCTGGTGAAGAATGCGTGGAGGACAATTGGGAGGGGACCAGTGAGCCTCTACTGA
- the LOC133506191 gene encoding uncharacterized protein LOC133506191 isoform X1: MSASQSSEHHTDEKSCTGMRLSLHSAGDHHENAFATSSYSSSPSFCLGESSPELLSSSGCTDSPQDYDLLEVTVATTLLTGRKEIVKDAISNSEQEDKSMPSKNSNAAFEKIQTANERSKSNDNSISVYLDACAGEHHENRNDNDNVALSLSLISNSVEHGSNNRYIERHGSFTPDSEATEIFEGDDVADNDDDAEDEALYFSISSDIGVQRTGTAYTSSPNPSLFIRGHSALMPEVQKEGTGTMSDQGSEVVLEEIQITCPLYSFGKTPEDISDTPHTEVVSPCVVSLIQDSNDTAHMLNCTEKYVRVPKVPRCSSRLKVKSDIAVVPLAGVCKMTNRNENRLLKLDIKNIKAKVRSRPSYYAAKTSSQAKSISEIGRNAASRKEEITSFYEAKSQRSSAGTVKNALVLKPIQGKSTIIKTSHKAEVFDYKKSKWPSPAFSGTPSHCTSAVHTEVPEEQYRVTPRNVVREVSDKCLLNVESKYQRTIPGEECVEDNWEGTSEPLLTRTNLGKPRNHTWVSPFLVFSIQFISFS, encoded by the exons ATGAGTGCTTCTCAGTCCAGTGAACATCACACAGATGAGAAGAGCTGCACCGGCATGAGACTCTCTCTTCACAGTGCAGGAGACCATCATGAAAATGCTTTTGCAACCTCCTCATATTCATCCTCACCATCCTTCTGTTTGGGGGAATCCTCTCCAGAATTATTGAGCAGTAGTGGGTGTACTGACAGCCCTCAAGACTACGATTTGCTTGAAGTCACCGTAGCAACTACTTTATTAACAGGAAGAAAAGAAATTGTAAAGGATGCCATTTCCAACTCGGAGCAAGAGGACAAAAGTATGCCCAGCAAAAATAGTAATGCTGCATTTGAAAAGATTCAAACAGCAAATGAACGGTCAAAATCAAATGACAACTCTATATCGGTTTACCTAGATGCCTGTGCTGGAGAACACCatgaaaacagaaatgacaatgacaaCGTTGCACTGTCCCTATCTTTAATATCCAATAGTGTTGAGCATGGTAGTAACAACAGATATATAGAGAGACATGGCTCATTTACTCCAGACTCTGAAGCGACAGAAATTTTTGAAGGTGATGATGTTgctgataatgatgatgatgctgaagATGAAGCTTTGTATTTTTCAATCAGCTCAGATATTGGTGTACAGAGAACAGGCACAGCGTACACAAGCTCACCTAATCCAAGCCTATTTATCAGAGGTCACTCTGCACTGATGCCTGAGGTCCAGAAGGAGGGGACTGGAACAATGAGTGATCAAGGATCAGAGGTAGTGTTAGAAGAAATACAGATTACCTGTCCGCTGTATTCATTTGGGAAAACTCCTGAGGACATTAGTGACACCCCTCACACAGAAGTTGTTTCTCCCTGTGTAGTCAGCCTTATCCAAGATAGCAATGATACTGCACATATGCTAAATTGCACAGAAAAGTATGTGAGGGTCCCCAAAGTCCCCAGGTGTTCAAGTAGACTAAAAGTCAAATCAGATATTGCAGTTGTTCCCTTAGCTGGAGTTTGCAAAATGACAAATCGTAATGAAAATAGACTACTCAAATTGGACATTAAAAACATCAAGGCGAAAGTTAGATCACGACCCAGCTACTATGCAGCAAAGACATCTAGCCAG GCTAAATCTATTTCAGAAATTGGAAGGAATGCAGCATCTAGGAAGGAAGAAATTACATCTTTTTATGAGGCTAAATCGCAAAGATCATCTGCTGGTACTGTCAAAAACGCTTTGGTGCTTAAACCCATCCAAGGAAAGAGTACTATCATCAAAACCAGCCACAAGGCAGAGGTCTTTGACTACAAAAAGTCTAAATGGCCGAGTCCAGCCTTCAGTGGAACACCGTCACACTGTACGAGTGCTGTGCACACAGAGGTGCCAGAGGAACAATATCGGGTCACACCTAGAAATGTAGTCCGGGAGGTATCTGATAAATGTCTATTAAATGTAGAGTCCAAGTATCAGAGGACAATACCTGGTGAAGAATGCGTGGAGGACAATTGGGAGGGGACCAGTGAGCCTCTACTGACTCGTACCAATCTGGGCAAGCCAAGAAATCATACCTGGGTAAGTCCCTTTTTAGTCTTTTCAATACAGTTCATCAGCTTCAGCTAA